Proteins found in one Magnolia sinica isolate HGM2019 chromosome 5, MsV1, whole genome shotgun sequence genomic segment:
- the LOC131245299 gene encoding OPA3-like protein yields the protein MILPVVKLGTLALKTICKPIASRLKKEAGLHPKFRRLIINIAQANHRFTTTMQRRLYGHATNVKIHPLNEEKAVQAAADLIGELFVFSVAGAAVIFEVQRSSRSEARKEELRKQELEAIKQRNEELAREVDLLKHKLEELEHLAHGRGLLGVLNFRHPPAAAEASK from the exons ATGATTCTGCCTGTTGTGAAGCTTGGAACCTTAGCCTTGAAGACCATATGCAAACCAATAGCTTCCAGACTCAAAAAAGAGGCTGGGCTCCACCCCAAATTCCGCCGCTTGATCATCAACATTgcccag GCAAACCACCGATTCACCACAACCATGCAAAGACGCCTTTATGGTCATGCAACTAAtgttaagatccatcctttgaaTGAGGAAAAAGCTGTTCAAGCTGCTGCAGATCTTATTGGGGAACTTTTCGTCTTCTCG GTTGCAGGAGCTGCTGTTATCTTTGAGGTTCAAAGAAGTTCTAGGTCTGAAGCTAGAAAGGAAGAACTACGAAAACAGGAGCTGGAG GCAATAAAACAAAGAAATGAGGAATTAGCAAGAGAAGTAGATCTTCTTAAGCACAAACTTGAAGAACTAGAGCACCTCGCCCATGGACGAGGCCTTTTGGGCGTCCTCAACTTCAGGCATCCCCCTGCAGCAGCTGAAGCTAGCAAGTAA